In the genome of Mycobacterium kansasii ATCC 12478, one region contains:
- a CDS encoding type II toxin-antitoxin system VapB family antitoxin, which yields MRKKVEIEIDDDLVQEAIRRYGLADAREAVHLALRTLLAEGGSGEADEEEYDEFSDLSVLDPHRGHRGG from the coding sequence ATGCGGAAGAAGGTCGAGATCGAGATCGACGACGATCTGGTCCAGGAAGCGATCCGTCGGTACGGCCTGGCTGATGCGCGCGAAGCGGTCCATCTCGCGTTGCGGACCCTTCTCGCCGAGGGCGGTAGCGGGGAGGCCGACGAGGAGGAATACGACGAGTTCAGCGATCTCAGTGTGCTCGACCCGCACCGGGGCCATCGCGGCGGCTGA
- a CDS encoding crotonase/enoyl-CoA hydratase family protein, whose translation MSGPVTYTHDETIAVIRMDDGKVNVIGPDMQRALNEAIDQADRDNVGALVIAGNHRVFSGGFDLKVLTSGEVQPAIDMLRGGFELAYRLLSYPKPVVMACTGHAIAMGAFLLTSGDHRVAAHAYNIQANEVAIGMTIPYAALEIMKLRLTPSAYQQAAGLAKTFFGETALAAGFIDEIALPEVVLSRAEEAAHEFAGLNQQAHAATKLRARADALKAMRAAIDGIEAEFGV comes from the coding sequence ATGAGCGGCCCGGTCACCTATACCCACGACGAAACCATCGCGGTGATCCGGATGGACGACGGCAAGGTCAACGTGATCGGCCCGGACATGCAGCGCGCCCTCAACGAGGCGATTGACCAAGCCGACCGGGACAACGTCGGGGCACTGGTCATCGCCGGCAATCACCGGGTGTTCAGCGGCGGCTTCGACCTCAAGGTCCTGACCTCCGGCGAAGTGCAGCCCGCAATCGACATGCTGCGCGGCGGGTTCGAGTTGGCCTACCGGCTGCTGTCCTATCCCAAGCCGGTGGTGATGGCCTGTACCGGTCATGCGATCGCGATGGGCGCGTTCCTGTTGACCTCCGGCGACCACCGGGTGGCCGCGCATGCCTACAACATTCAGGCCAACGAAGTCGCGATCGGCATGACCATTCCCTACGCCGCCCTGGAAATCATGAAACTGCGGCTGACTCCGTCGGCCTACCAGCAAGCCGCCGGGCTGGCCAAGACATTCTTCGGCGAAACCGCGCTGGCGGCCGGCTTTATCGACGAGATCGCGTTGCCCGAAGTGGTGCTCAGCCGCGCCGAGGAAGCCGCGCATGAATTCGCCGGTCTCAATCAGCAGGCCCACGCCGCGACCAAATTACGCGCCCGTGCCGACGCCCTGAAAGCCATGCGCGCCGCGATTGACGGAATAGAAGCCGAATTCGGCGTGTAA
- a CDS encoding MBL fold metallo-hydrolase encodes MSDSDRLYFRQLLSGRDFAVGDMIAAQMRNFAYLIGDRQTGDCVVVDPAYAAGDLVDRLEADDMHLSGVLVTHHHPDHVGGSMMGFELKGLAELLERAIVPVHVNTHEALWVSRVTGIPMSDLTTHEHRDKVAIGDIEIELLHTPGHTPGSQCFLLDGRLVAGDTLFLEGCGRTDFPGGDSDEIYRSLQQLAALPGDPTIFPGHWYSAERSAPLSEVKRSNYVYRAADLGQWRMLMGG; translated from the coding sequence GTGTCAGATTCGGACCGGCTGTATTTCCGGCAACTGCTCTCCGGTCGCGACTTTGCGGTCGGCGACATGATCGCCGCGCAAATGCGCAACTTCGCCTACCTGATCGGCGACCGGCAGACCGGCGACTGCGTGGTGGTCGACCCCGCCTATGCCGCCGGCGACCTCGTCGACAGGCTGGAAGCTGACGACATGCACCTGTCGGGGGTGTTGGTGACCCATCATCACCCGGACCATGTCGGCGGCTCGATGATGGGCTTCGAGCTCAAGGGATTGGCCGAGTTGCTGGAGCGGGCCATCGTACCGGTGCACGTGAACACCCATGAGGCATTGTGGGTTTCCCGGGTAACCGGGATTCCGATGAGTGATCTGACCACCCATGAGCACCGCGACAAGGTCGCCATCGGCGACATCGAGATCGAGTTGCTGCACACTCCGGGCCACACGCCGGGCAGTCAATGTTTCCTACTCGACGGCCGGCTGGTCGCCGGTGACACGCTGTTCCTGGAGGGCTGCGGGCGCACCGACTTCCCCGGCGGGGATTCCGACGAGATCTACCGCAGCCTGCAACAGCTGGCCGCGCTACCCGGCGATCCGACGATATTTCCGGGGCACTGGTATTCGGCCGAACGTAGTGCGCCACTCTCGGAGGTCAAGCGGTCGAACTACGTCTATCGCGCCGCCGACCTCGGTCAGTGGCGCATGTTGATGGGCGGCTGA